The following are encoded together in the Sparus aurata chromosome 1, fSpaAur1.1, whole genome shotgun sequence genome:
- the LOC115586678 gene encoding uncharacterized protein LOC115586678 — MSQLHHFNSLDIISLLNVKGKIFFSILSHRLSDYLLKNQYIDTFVQKGGIPGVPVCLEHSGVVTQLIREASEGKGDLAVLWLDLANAYGSIPHKLVEVALERHHVPSNIKVLIMDYHNSFNLRFTSGTVTSEHHRLEKGIITGCTISVILFALAMNMLVKSAELVCRGPKTKSGIRQPPIRAFMDNLTVTTVSAPGCRWILQGLERLTIWARMRFKPEKSRSLVLKKGKVINRFYFSLGGTCIPSVTEKPVKSLGKTFDCSLKDAASIKATNEQLESWLTIVDKSRLSAKFKAWFYQHGILPRILWPLVVYEFPISTVEGLERRVSSHLRRWLGLPRSLSSIALYGNKNKLTLPINSLTEEFMVTRAREVLQYRESKDLKVSQAAIAVRTGRKWRAQEAVDQAESRLHHKELVGSVATGRAGLGTTLTIHYNKLEGKERRNLVQREVRAGVEEQRASQSVRLRQQGAWTRWEEAMNRKISWPELRKAEPYRIKFLIQSVYDVLPSPSNLFCWGKIDTPACPLCQGRGTLEHILSSCPKALGDGRYCWRLTRC; from the coding sequence atgtcacaacTTCATCATTTTAACTCATTAGACATAATTTCACTGCTTAATGTCAAGGGGAAGATATTCTTCAGCATCCTTTCCCATCGGCTGTCAGATTACCTCCTAAAGAACCAGTACATTGACACCTTTGTGCAAAAGGGGGGGATCCCAGGGGTCCCAGTGTGCCTTGAACACAGTGGAGTGGTAACACAACTGATCAGAGAGGCCAGTGAAGGGAAAGGAGACCTGGCTGTACTATGGCTGGACCTAGCCAATGCGTATGGCTCCATACCCCACAAGCTAGTGGAGGTGGCATTGGAGAGGCACCATGTACCGAGCAACATCAAAGTCCTCATCATGGATTATCATAACAGCTTTAATCTGAGGTTCACTTCCGGCACAGTTACATCAGAGCATCATCGACTGGAGAAAGGGATCATCACTGGATGCACTATTTCAGTGATACTCTTTGCCCTGGCCATGAACATGCTGGTCAAGTCTGCTGAGCTGGTATGCAGAGGCCCCAAAACCAAGTCTGGAATCCGGCAGCCCCCCATCAGAGCATTCATGGACAACCTGACAGTAACAACAGTGTCAGCTCCTGGATGCAGATGGATCCTCCAGGGCTTGGAGAGACTAACCATCTGGGCTCGGATGCGCTTCAAGCCGGAAAAATCCAGGTCTCTGGTCCTGAAGAAAGGGAAGGTGATCAACCGGTTCTACTTCTCTCTAGGAGGTACCTGCATACCATCAGTCACAGAGAAACCCGTGAAGAGCCTTGGAAAAACCTTTGACTGCTCCCTAAAAGATGCTGCTTCCATCAAGGCAACTAATGAACAACTGGAGAGTTGGCTGACAATAGTCGACAAGTCACGTCTTTCGGCGAAATTCAAGGCGTGGTTCTACCAGCATGGCATCCTGCCTAGAATTCTGTGGCCATTGGTGGTATACGAATTTCCCATCTCTACTGTGGAAGGACTCGAGAGGAGAGTCAGCAGCCACCTGCGGCGTTGGTTGGGCTTACCTCGAAGCCTAAGCAGCATCGCCCTCTATGGTAACAAGAACAAGCTGACGCTCCCCATCAACAGCCTTACTGAGGAGTTCATGGTCACCAGAGCAAGGGAGGTGCTCCAATACAGGGAATCCAAGGACCTGAAAGTATCTCAAGCGGCCATTGCAGTGAGGACTGGCAGAAAGTGGAGGGCACAGGAGGCCGTGGACCAAGCTGAATCACGGCTGCATCACAAAGAGCTTGTGGGATCTGTGGCAACTGGCCGTGCAGGTCTGGGAACAACTCTCACAATCCACTACAACAAACTTGAGGGCAAGGAAAGGCGGAACCTGGTTCAACGCGAAGTGCGGGCTGGGGTCGAGGAACAGCGTGCAAGCCAGTCGGTGAGATTGAGACAACAGGGCGCATGGACCAGATGGGAAGAAGCCATGAATAGGAAGATCTCATGGCCTGAGTTGCGGAAGGCAGAACCCTACCGCATCAAATTCCTCATTCAGTCTGTCTATGATGTCCTGCCCAGCCCGTCAAACCTCTTCTGTTGGGGCAAGATCGATACGCCAGCGTGTCCCTTGTGCCAAGGAAGAGGAACTCTGGAGCACATCCTCAGCAGCTGTCCCAAAGCACTTGGAGATGGTCGCTATTGCTGGCGCCTGACCAGGTGCTGA
- the LOC115586561 gene encoding spidroin-1-like translates to MAVYQEGRAVGDSFLDTGRELITPGQVARGSEVERPETPRDPRSWCDSEGLDVINFSSIKTPFFLTVGTEAAPELKTEEVGGSIRQTSFSTKKMAGLCWMVAVLAFFLSTENSLADVNQNRLAGIVDGILKKYQTDGKLSLAVRIPDDQNQNIDDILEAVSKSDPVGAVKEKLNKNEVYIGRRLVAARLREGSEGGDHAESRVVDHLDDLFSHSNKQDPEFLLLYVYASPCVEKCTSGNQRENILKRINHILQWSNYAVVFSKISKASDGTLHTEKELSGALERLGTYNGSRGAIGLSNIFRCDKQDGSMHCTSCSSDDQVAHSCVSDDKTSGPSPTPPPSSSTGSQGGVDNGRENEDEGAPSSQGGLDNGNGNGVIPNGGAPPSEGGPENGVENDVNPNGGVPPSGGGPENGVENGVNPNGGVPPSGGGPENGVENGVIPNGGVQPSRGGKCRGMSRRKGCKGRGMRRRKGRKCRGMRRGKGCKGRGMRRRKGRKGRGMRRRKGRKGRGMRRRKGRKGRGMRRRKGRKGRGMRRRKGRKGRGMRRRKGRKGRGMRRRKGRKGRGMRRRKGRKGRGMRRRKGRKGRGMRRRKGRKGRGMRRRKGRKGRGMRRRKGRKGRGMRRRKGRKGRGMRRRKGRKGRGMRRRKGRKGRGMRRRKGRKGRGMRRRKGRKGRGMRRRKGRKGRGMRRRKGRKGRGMRRRKGRKGRGMRRRKGRKGRGMRRRKGRKGRGMRRRKGRKGRGMRRRKGRKGRGMRRRRRGGKRRGGLRRRGGRRRGGWGFGGFGRRRGGGRRRGGWGFGGFGRRRGGGRRRGGWGF, encoded by the exons ATGGCTGTGTATCAGGAGGGACGAGCAGTGGGCGACAGCTTCTTGGACACAGGCCGGGAATTGATCACTCCCGGTCAGGTCGCCAGGGGGTCTGAAGTTGAAAGACCCGAAACCCCCCGTGACCCCAG GTCATGGTGTGACTCTGAGGGGTTGGATGTCATCAACTTCTCCTCTATAAAAACACCCTTCTTTCTGACGGTTGGCACTGAAGCAGCACCTGAGCTGAAAACAGAAGAGGTCGGTGGCAGCATCCGTCAGACATCTTTCTCTACGAAGAAG ATGGCTGGCCTCTGCTGGATGGTTGCAGTGCTCGCCTTCTTCCTCTCTACTGAGAACAGTCTGGCTGATGTGAACCAGAACAGGCTTGCAGGAATTGTAGATGGCATCTTGAAAAA gTACCAGACAGACGGCAAGTTGAGTCTGGCTGTAAGGATCCCAGATGACCAGAACCAGAATATCGACGATATCCTTGAAGCAGTTTCTAAAAGTGATCCAGTTGGTGCTGTGAAGGAAAAGCTCAACAAGAATGAGGTGTACATCGGCAGGAGGTTGGTTGCAGCCCGACTTCGGGAAGGGAGTGAAGGAGGAGATCATGCAGAGTCACGTGTTGTTGACCACCTGGACGACTTGTTTAGCCATAGTAATAAACAGGATCCTGAATTTTTGCTTCTCTATGTTTATGCCTCCCCATGTGTTGAAAAATGTACAAGCGGCAATCAAAGAGAGAACATCCTCAAAAGGATTAATCACATTCTGCAATGGAGTAATTACGCTGTGGTTTTTTCTAAAATATCCAAAGCCAGTGATGGTACGCTCCATACTGAGAAAGAGTTGAGTGGAGCCCTTGAGCGACTCGGGACCTACAATGGTAGCCGAGGGGCAATCGGGCTAAGCAATATATTCCGCTGTGATAAACAGGATGGTAGCATGCATTGCACTAGTTGCTCGAGTGATGATCAAGTTGCACACTCATGTGTTTCAGACGATAAAACGTCAGGTCCCAGCCCTACCCCACCCCCCAGTTCATCCACAGGCAGTCAAGGTGGTGTTGATAATGGTAGAGAAAATGAAGATGAGGGGGCACCTTCCTCACAAGGGGGTCTTGATAATGGTAATGGAAATGGCGTAATTCCAAATGGAGGTGCGCCACCCTCAGAAGGCGGTCCTGAGAATGGTGTTGAAAATGACGTGAATCCAAATGGAGGTGTGCCACCCTCAGGGGGTGGTCCTGAGAATGGTGTTGAAAATGGCGTGAATCCAAATGGAGGTGTGCCACCCTCAGGGGGTGGTCCTGAGAATGGTGTTGAAAATGGCGTAATTCCAAATGGAGGAGTGCAACCGTCACGAGGGGGAAAATGCAGAGGAATGAGCAGGCGTAAAGGATGTaaaggcagaggaatgagacGACGCAAGGGACGAAAAtgcagaggaatgagaagggGTAAAGGATGTaaaggcagaggaatgagaagacGCAAGGGgcgaaaaggcagaggaatgaggAGACGTAAGGGacgaaaaggcagaggaatgagaagacGTAAGGGacgaaaaggcagaggaatgagaaggcGTAAGGGacgaaaaggcagaggaatgagaaggcGTAAGGGacgaaaaggcagaggaatgaggAGACGTAAGGGgcgaaaaggcagaggaatgaggAGACGTAAGGGacgaaaaggcagaggaatgagaagacGTAAGGGacgaaaaggcagaggaatgagaagacGTAAGGGacgaaaaggcagaggaatgagaagacGTAAGGGACGAAAAGGCAGAGGCATGAGGAGACGTAAGGGgcgaaaaggcagaggaatgagaaggcGTAAGGGacgaaaaggcagaggaatgagaaggcGTAAGGGacgaaaaggcagaggaatgagaaggcGTAAGGGacgaaaaggcagaggaatgagaaggcGTAAGGGacgaaaaggcagaggaatgagaaggcGTAAGGGACGAAAAGGCAGAGGCATGAGGAGACGTAAGGGgcgaaaaggcagaggaatgagaaggcGTAAGGGacgaaaaggcagaggaatgagaaggcGTAAGGGacgaaaaggcagaggaatgaggAGACGTAAGGGacgaaaaggcagaggaatgagaagacGTAAGGGacgaaaaggcagaggaatgaggAGACGTAAGGGacgaaaaggcagaggaatgagaagacGTAAGGGacgaaaaggcagaggaatgaggAGACGTAAGGGacgaaaaggcagaggaatgagaaggcGAAGACGAGGGGGAAAACGCAGAGGAGGCCTCAGGCGTAGAGGTGGCAGACGCAGAGGTGGTTGGGGTTTTGGGGGATTTGGCAGACGCAGAGGAGGTGGCAGACGCAGAGGTGGTTGGGGTTTTGGGGGATTTGGCAGACGCAGAGGAGGTGGCAGACGCAGAGGTGGTTGGGGTTTTTGA
- the LOC115592217 gene encoding uncharacterized protein LOC115592217, with translation MVCIEAAPERKTEEVGGSIRQTSFSTKKMAGQCWVAVTLCLLLFDGNSLAAVDQNQLAPLVDEILYRYGPSYKGIRGTPMFSLAVTIPYNKGKKIYDINQLDNSRKTVERKFRYCEVYTGTRVVAATVLRWPNVVNQCPGGRVQWPDVLTKCPRGVKTWADVNRQCPNEVWKGRADHAEYRTLQHINTLVNRLNKNDLLLFYVRASPCDKRCTNEENNLNILDSIKEIKKWKNYAVVFSDIFQPRSGYVIPEKNLKGALE, from the exons ATGGTTTGCATTGAAGCAGCacctgagaggaaaacagaagaGGTGGGTGGCAGCATACGTCAGACATCTTTCTCTACGAAGAAG ATGGCTGGCCAGTGCTGGGTGGCTGTAACACTCTGCCTGTTGCTGTTCGATGGAAACAGTTTGGCAGCTGTGGACCAGAACCAACTTGCACCACTTGTAGATGAGATCTTGTACAG GTACGGACCAAGCTACAAGGGTATAAG AGGAACCCCAatgttcagcctggcagtaacCATCCCATACAACAAAGGCAAGAAGATATATGACATCAATCAACTTGACAATTCAAGGAAAACAGTCGAGAGGAAGTTTCGTTATTGTGAAGTGTACACCGGCACGAGGGTGGTTGCAGCCACAGTTCTGAGATGGCCTAATGTTGTGAATCAGTGTCCTGGTGGACGTGTGCAATGGCCTGATGTTCTGACAAAATGTCCTCGAGGGGTTAAGACCTGGGCTGACGTTAACAGACAGTGTCCTAATGAAGTTTGGAAGGGTAGAGCAGATCATGCAGAGTACCGTACTCTGCAGCACATTAACACCTTGGTCAATCGTCTTAACAAAAatgatttgttgcttttctacGTTCGTGCTTCCCCATGTGATAAAAGATGTACAAACGAAGAAAATAATTTGAACATTCTTGACAGCATCAAAGAGATTAAGAAATGGAAAAACTacgctgttgtgttttctgacataTTCCAGCCTCGTAGTGGTTATGTCATACCTGAAAAGAATCTAAAGGGAGCCCTCGAGTGA